From the genome of Arvicola amphibius chromosome 9, mArvAmp1.2, whole genome shotgun sequence, one region includes:
- the LOC119822777 gene encoding keratin, type II cytoskeletal 73, whose translation MNRQFTCKPGAGNRGFSGCSAVLSSSSSSYRAGGKGLGGGFSSRSLYSLRGARNISFNVAGVSGRTGGYGFGRNRASGFAGSMFGSGALGPSNPSLCLPGGIHQVTVNKSLLAPLNVELDPEIQKVRAQEREQIKALNNKFASFIDKVRFLEQQNQVLETKWELLQQLDLNNCRKNLEPVYEAHISSLQKQLDTLSGDRVRLDSELRGMRDAVEDCKKRYEEEINKRTTAENEFVVLKKDVDAAYMSKVELQAKVDALDGEIKFLKCLYEGEIAQMQSHISDTSVILSMDNNRNLDLDSIIAEVRAQYEDIALKSKAEAEMVYQTKFQELQLAAGRHGDDLKHTRNEISELTRLIQRLRSEIENVKKQCSNLEMAIADAEQRGDCALKDARAKLDELEGALHQAKEELARMMREYQELMSVKLALDIEIATYRKLLEGEECRMSGEHTSAVSISVISSSTPGAVGAGASFGFSSTGNYGYRTSSVSGGYSILSGGCVTGGGNCSSRGETKARLGSASEFKDVSGKNLALGSPTKKTMR comes from the exons CAGGAGGCAAAGGGCTCGGTGGGGGCTTCAGCAGTCGGAGCCTCTACAGCCTGAGGGGTGCCAGGAACATCTCCTTCAATGTGGCTGGCGTTAGCGGGCGCACAGGGGGATATGGGTTTGGACGGAATAGGGCGAGTGGCTTTGCTGGCAGTATGTTTGGCAGTGGGGCTCTGGGGCCTTCAAACCCATCCCTGTGTCTGCCGGGAGGCATCCACCAGGTCACTGTCAACAAGAGCCTGCTGGCTCCACTTAATGTGGAATTGGACCCGGAGATCCAGAAGGTGCGCGCGCAGGAGCGGGAACAGATCAAGGCTCTAAACAACAAGTTCGCCTCCTTCATCGACAAG GTGCGCTTCCTGGAGCAGCAGAACCAAGTGCTGGAGACCAAGTGggagctgctgcagcagctggACCTGAACAACTGCAGGAAGAACCTGGAGCCCGTGTATGAGGCCCACATCAGCAGCCTGCAAAAGCAGCTGGATACGCTGTCTGGGGACAGGGTGAGGCTGGACTCGGAGCTGAGGGGCATGCGGGATGCTGTGGAGGACTGCAAGAAGAG GtatgaagaagaaataaacaagcgTACAACCGCTGAGAATGAATTTGTGGTGCTTAAGAAG GATGTGGATGCAGCATACATGAGCAAGGTGGAGCTGCAGGCCAAGGTGGATGCCCTGGACGGAGAGATCAAGTTCCTCAAGTGTCTGTACGAAGGG GAGATTGCTCAGATGCAGTCCCACATCAGTGACACATCTGTCATCCTGTCCATGGACAACAACCGCAACCTGGACCTGGACAGCATCATCGCTGAAGTCCGTGCCCAGTATGAGGACATCGCCCTGAAGAGCAAGGCCGAGGCCGAGATGGTGTACCAGACCAAG TTCCAGGAGCTGCAGCTGGCAGCCGGTCGCCATGGGGATGATCTCAAACACACCAGGAATGAGATCTCTGAGTTGACCCGGCTCATCCAGAGACTGCGATCAGAAATTGAGAATGTGAAGAAGCAA TGCTCCAATCTGGAGATGGCCATTGCTGATGCCGAGCAGAGAGGTGACTGTGCCCTCAAGGACGCCCGGGCCAAGCTGGATGAACTGGAGGGCGCCCTGCACCAGGCCAAGGAGGAGCTTGCTCGGATGATGCGCGAGTACCAGGAGCTGATGAGCGTGAAGCTGGCACTGGACATTGAGATCGCCACCTACCGCAAGCTGCTGGAGGGCGAGGAGTGCAG GATGTCTGGGGAACACACCAGTGCCGTGAGCATCT CAGTTATCAGCAGCTCCACTCCTGGGGCCGTCGGTGCAGGGGCCAGTTTTGGATTCAGTAGCACTGGCAACTATGGCTACCGGACCAGCTCTGTCAGTGGGGGCTACAGCATACTGTCTGGGGGCTGTGTCACTGGTGGTGGGAATTGCAGCTCCCGTGGAGAGACCAAGGCTAGACTGGGCAGTGCAAGTGAATTTAAGGATGTTTCAGGAAAGAACTTGGCTTTGGGCTCACCCACGAAGAAAACCATGAGATAA